One window from the genome of Malus domestica chromosome 01, GDT2T_hap1 encodes:
- the LOC103414450 gene encoding cyclic nucleotide-gated ion channel 1: MNSKGLKFVRFEDWQSESSLSSERDASADDGRNPRRAIPSVNAVLRSIRRGLDRGSDRFISSKKPLSSTSVGNRLANESGSRRKILDPQGSFLQNWNKIFVLSCVIAVSLDPLFLYTPVVDGKYKCVDLDRRLQIIACVLRSFTDIFHVLHIIFQFRTGFIAPSSRVFGRGELIDDPVAIAKRYLSSYFIIDILAILPLPQAVVFIVIPTISLPVSLVAKDMMKFVIVAQYVPRFWRIYPLYKEVTRTSGFLTETAWAGAAFNLLLYMLASHIIGAFWYLFSVEREYRCWRDQCNGDRRCKKFLYCNSKNDTDASFVANKNASCPFIDPGDIKNSSVFNFGIYYDALASGVVETRDFPKKLSFCFWWGLRNLSSLGQNLKTSTFVWEIVFAVTISILGLVLFSLLIGNMQKYLQSTTVRVEEMRVKRRDAEQWMAHRMLPENLRERIRRYDQYKWQETRGVDEDTLVRNLPKDLRKDIKRHLCLALLQRVPIFEKMDEQLMDAMCDRLKPVLYTDKSYITREGDPVDEMLFIMRGNLATMTTNGGRTGFFNTADLKAGDFCGEELLTWALDPNSSTNLPTSTRTVEAKTEVEAFALMADDLKFVASQFRRMHSKQLQHTFRLYSQQWRTWSACFIQAAWRRHWKRKLEKSLREEEDRLQDALTRDAGTSPSLLAAVYASKFAANALRGLRQKGNRDTRPPPTLLPLLPQKPAEPDFTAERH, from the exons ATGAATTCCAAGGGGCTTAAATTTGTAAG GTTTGAAGATTGGCAATCGGAGAGTTCTCTAAGTTCTGAAAGAGACGCTTCTGCTGATGATGGACGAAATCCAAGAAGAGCGATACCATCTGTGAATGCAGTTTTGAGGAGTATTCGGAGAGGACTAGATAGAGGTTCCGACAGGTTTATAAGCTCGAAAAAACCATTAAGTTCCACTTCCGTAGGCAACCGGCTAGCAAATGAGTCAGGCTCGAGGAGGAAAATTCTTGACCCTCAGGGGTCATTTCTTCAGAATTGGAATAAGATATTTGTGCTCTCTTGTGTCATTGCTGTGTCCTTGGACCCGCTGTTTCTTTATACCCCGGTGGTTGATGGCAAATACAAATGCGTTGATTTGGACAGGAGATTGCAGATCATTGCTTGTGTTCTTCGATCATTTACCGACATCTTTCATGTACTTCACATCATCTTTCAGTTCCGCACGGGGTTTATTGCCCCATCTTCTCGCGTATTTGGGAGGGGTGAGCTAATTGATGACCCCGTGGCCATTGCGAAAAGATACTTGTCCTCATACTTCATCATTGACATTCTAGCCATTCTTCCATTGCCACAG GCTGTAGTTTTTATTGTAATTCCTACAATATCACTTCCGGTTTCACTGGTCGCAAAGGACATGATGAAGTTTGTAATCGTTGCGCAATATGTGCCGAGATTTTGGAGGATCTATCCACTCTACAAAGAAGTAACAAGAACTTCTGGCTTCCTGACCGAAACAGCATGGGCCGGAGCTGCTTTCAATCTTCTGCTCTACATGCTAGCCAGTCAT ATAATTGGAGCCTTTTGGTACTTGTTCTCCGTGGAACGTGAGTATAGGTGCTGGCGCGATCAGTGCAATGGAGACCGTCGTTGTAAGAAGTTCCTGTACTGTAATTCTAAGAATGACACTGATGCAAGCTTTGTGGCAAATAAAAACGCTTCTTGCCCTTTCATTGACCCGGGCGACATTAAAAATTCATCGGTGTTCAACTTTGGGATATATTATGATGCTCTGGCGTCTGGTGTGGTGGAGACAAGAGATTTTCCAAAGAAATTGTCGTTCTGCTTCTGGTGGGGACTGCGCAACCTTAG TTCACTTGGCCAAAACCTCAAAACAAGTACATTTGTTTGGGAGATAGTCTTTGCAGTTACCATATCGATTTTGGGATTAGTTCTGTTTTCGTTGCTCATTGGCAATATGCAG AAATATCTGCAGTCCACAACTGTGAGAGTAGAAGAAATGAGAGTGAAAAGGCGCGATGCAGAACAGTGGATGGCACACCGAATGCTCCCGGAGAACTTGAGGGAAAGGATTAGACGGTATGATCAGTACAAATGGCAAGAAACAAGAGGTGTTGACGAAGATACTCTAGTTCGTAACCTTCCCAAGGACCTACGAAAGGACATAAAGCGCCATCTTTGCTTGGCTCTTCTCCAGAGA GTGCCAATTTTCGAAAAAATGGATGAACAGCTGATGGACGCCATGTGCGATCGCCTCAAGCCAGTACTATACACGGACAAGAGCTATATAACCCGAGAAGGTGATCCAGTAGATGAGATGCTGTTTATCATGCGCGGAAATTTAGCAACCATGACTACAAATGGTGGAAGAACTGGCTTCTTTAACACTGCTGATCTTAAGGCTGGTGACTTCTGTGGAGAAGAGCTTCTTACATGGGCCTTGGATCCAAACTCCTCCACCAATCTCCCCACCTCAACTAGGACAGTGGAAGCTAAAACCGAGGTTGAAGCGTTTGCGCTCATGGCTGATGATTTGAAGTTTGTCGCCTCCCAGTTTCGGCGCATGCACAGCAAGCAGCTCCAACACACTTTCAG GCTCTACTCCCAGCAGTGGAGAACATGGTCAGCCTGTTTCATACAAGCAGCATGGCGCCGGCACTGGAAGAGAAAGCTCGAGAAGTCGTTACGCGAAGAAGAGGACAGATTGCAAGATGCTTTGACAAGAGATGCAGGAACCTCACCTAGCCTCCTTGCCGCTGTATATGCATCAAAGTTTGCAGCCAACGCGCTGCGAGGGTTGCGACAAAAGGGTAACCGCGACACTAGACCGCCACCAACATTGCTGCCTCTGCTGCCTCAGAAGCCCGCTGAGCCCGATTTTACTGCAGAACGTCACTAG